Proteins from a single region of Dictyostelium discoideum AX4 chromosome 5 chromosome, whole genome shotgun sequence:
- a CDS encoding CCCH-type zinc finger-containing protein — translation MYKSKLQNQDEHLQQQQKDFPIVCENCLGDSPYLTMTRSEFDKECKICTRPYNVYRWKPGSSSRYKRTEICKTCSQVKNVCQACIHDLEFGLPVQVRDAALAANQFENSYVTDKGIEYQATENQRLIDNGLISYDNFQPSDIVTKLAKTIPKSNFNNSSNNNNNNNNKNDSNAPKICSFFQKGNCNRGDECPYRHDLNSSNTEIKDGVNKIQQQKPPKKPIDQSITTLFLGNLEFDKITEDHIKNNLFVFGNIKKVKLIEHQKCAFVTFETRESAESAIDSLFNNFKIDNCEIKLNWSKSNKPPPIQNTNNNNNNNNSYHPYQHPNNKINNNNNTNIENTEEKELYSAAPTDKPKPITIMKPMGIKSFPTFKINPTPTSSSSSSSTTTNKPYYSSMDPSNYGSKYSS, via the exons ATGTATAAAAGCAAATTACAAAATCAAGATGAacatttacaacaacaacaaaaggATTTTCCAATCGTTTGTGAAAATTGTTTAGGTGACAGCCCATATTTAACAATG actAGATCAGAATTTGATAAAGAATGTAAAATATGTACTAGACCATACAATGTATATAGATGGAAACCAGGATCAAGTTCAAGATATAAGAGAACAGAGATTTGTAAAACATGTTCACAAGTTAAGAATGTTTGTCAAGCTTGTATACATGATTTAGAATTTGGATTACCAGTTCAAGTTAGAGATGCAGCATTAGCAGCAAATCAATTTGAAAACTCTTATGTTACAGATAAAGGTATTGAATACCAAGCAACTGAGAATCAACGTTTAATTGATAACGGTTTAATATCATATGATAATTTTCAACCAAGTGATATCGTTACAAAATTAGCAAAAACAataccaaaatcaaattttaataatagtagtaataataataataataataataataaaaatgattcaaatgCACCAAAAATATGCTCATTCTTTCAAAAAGGTAATTGTAATCGTGGTGATGAATGTCCATATAGACATGATTTAAATAGCAGCAATACAGAAATAAAAGATGgtgtaaataaaatacaacaacaaaaaccacCAAAGAAACCAATCGATCAAAGTATAACAACATTATTTTTAGGTAATTTAGAGTTTGATAAGATCACTGAAgatcatattaaaaataatttatttgtatttggtaatattaaaaaggttaaattaattgaacatCAAAAATGTGCTTTTGTAACATTTGAAACTCGTGAATCTGCTGAATCCGCAATagattctttatttaataattttaaaattgataattgtgaaattaaattaaattggagtaaatcaaataaaccaccaccaattcaaaatacaaataataacaataataataataattcatatcATCCTTATCAacatccaaataataaaataaataataataataatacaaatatagaaaatacagaagaaaaagaattatattCAGCAGCACCAACAgataaaccaaaaccaattaCAATTATGAAACCAATGGGAATTAAATCTTTCccaacttttaaaattaatccaACTCCAACTTCTTCCTCCTCATCTtcatcaacaactacaaataaACCATACTACTCCTCAATGGATCCAAGTAATTATGGTAGTAAATATAGttcataa
- the abcE1 gene encoding 4Fe-4S ferredoxin, iron-sulfur binding domain-containing protein has translation MADDAIRIAIVNADRCKPKKCSQECKKYCPVVKMGKLCIEVKPTSKMSYISEELCNGCGICVKKCPFEAIQIINLPKNLTKETTHRYGPNSFKLHRLPTPRPGQVLGLVGTNGIGKSTALKVLAGKLKPNLGLYDNPPTWDEIISFFRGNELQSYFTRILGEDLKALIKPQYVDNLSKAVTGVVSSILDAKSEKDNKQEMIDCLDLKEALHKTVPVLSGGELQRFAIAVVAIQKADVYMFDEPSSYLDVKQRLKAAQVIRGLIQSQNYIIVVEHDLSVLDYLSDFICCLYGAPGAYGVVTLPFSVREGINIFLSGYIHTENMRFRKDALTFKFSETAENEEEIKKHCNYKYPNMTKTMGTFKLEIKAGQFTDSEIIVMLGQNGTGKTTFIRMLAGHMPSDTDAQVPELNVSYKPQKIDPKFPGSVRELINKRICNTFLHPQFQSDVVKPLNIENIIDNQVLNLSGGELQRVAIVLCLGQPADIYLIDEPSAYLDSEQRIIVSKVIKRFILHAGKSGFIVEHDFIMATYLADRVIVYDGIPGVSCVANTPQSLLTGMNSFLKSLEITFRRDPSNFRPRINKLNSIKDNEQKAAGNYFFLDNVDE, from the exons atGGCAGATGATGCAATTAGAATAGCAATTGTAAATGCAGATAGATGCAAACCAAAGAAATGTAGTCAAGAATGTAAAAAGTATTGCCCAGTCGTAAAGATGGGTAAACTTTGTATTGAAGTTAAACCAACATCAAAGATGTCATACATTTCAGAAGAACTTTGTAATGGTTGTGGTATTTGTGTAAAGAAATGTCCATTCGAAGCAATTCAAATCATTAATTTACCAAAGAATTTAACCAAAGAAACCACACATCGTTATGGTCCAAACAGTTTCAAACTTCATAGATTACCAACACCACGTCCAGGTCAAGTATTGGGTTTAGTAGGTACCAATGGTATTGGTAAATCCACTGCCTTAAAGGTTTTAGCTGGtaaattaaaaccaaatttaGGTCTCTACGATAATCCACCAACTTGGGATGAAATCATTTCTTTCTTCCGTGGTAATGAACTTCAATCCTATTTCACTAGAATTCTCGGTGAAGATTTAAAAGCACTCATCAAACCACAATACGTTGATAATCTTTCAAAGGCTGTCACTGGTGTAGTCTCAAGTATCCTCGATGCTAAATctgaaaaagataataaacaAGAAATGATCGATTGTCTTGACTTAAAAGAAGCACTTCATAAAACTGTACCAGTACTTTCAGGTGGTGAATTACAACGTTTTGcaattgctgttgttgcaATTCAAAAAGCCGAtgt ttaTATGTTTGATGAACCATCAAGTTATCTTGATGTTAAACAAAGATTAAAGGCAGCACAAGTTATTAGAGGTTTAATTCAATcacaaaattatattattgtaGTTGAACATGATCTTAGTGTTTTAGATTACTTATCagattttatttgttgtctTTATGGAGCACCAGGTGCTTATGGTGTTGTAACATTACCATTCTCTGTTAGAGAaggtattaatattttcctTAGTGGTTATATTCACACAGAGAATATGAGATTCCGTAAGGATGCATTAACCTTTAAATTCTCAGAGACAGCAGAGAATGAAGAAGAGATCAAGAAACATTGTAACTACAAATATCCAAATATGACCAAAACAATGGGTACCTTCAAATTGGAAATTAAAGCAGGTCAATTCACAGATTCTGAAATCATCGTTATGTTGGGTCAAAACGGTACCGGTAAGACCACCTTTATCAGAATGTTGGCTGGTCATATGCCATCCGATACTGATGCTCAAGTTCCAGAGTTGAATGTCAGTTACAAACCACAAAAAATCGATCCAAAATTCCCAGGTTCCGTTAGAGAATTGATTAATAAACGTATTTGCAACACTTTCCTTCATCCACAATTCCAATCCGATGTCGTTAAACCATTAAACATTGAAAACATCATCGACAATCAAGTACTCAATTTATCTGGTGGTGAGTTACAACGTGTTGCCATCGTTTTATGTTTAGGTCAACCTGCTGATATCTATCTCATTGATGAACCATCCGCTTATTTGGATTCTGAACAACGTATTATCGTCTCTAAAGTCATCAAGAGATTCATTCTTCACGCTGGTAAATCTGGTTTCATCGTAGAGCACGATTTCATTATGGCCACTTATTTAGCTGATCGTGTCATCGTTTATGATGGTATTCCAGGTGTCTCTTGTGTTGCTAATACTCCACAATCTCTCCTCACTGGTATGAACTCTTTCCTTAAATCTCTCGAAATCACTTTCCGTCGTGATCCATCCAATTTCCGTCCAAGAATtaacaaattaaattcaatcaaaGATAATGAACAAAAAGCTGCTGGTAATTATTTCTTCCTTGATAATGTTGatgaataa